The proteins below come from a single Fodinicola acaciae genomic window:
- a CDS encoding MFS transporter gives MKRSAALIVTSVALAADMLIYGVAIPVLPRIASSAGADASAVSVLFACYAVAMLVATPFAGWLVDRIGHRLPMIAGLFALAASTVLFATLQAFPVLMAARVLQGVAAAFAWTAGLALIAAVFPAEERGKPLGIALSASGVGVLLGPAVGGFLADTWGTHAPFVLAAVVALLDGVARLVLVRDGDHAPAERPGRVWRHPSTALMFALTALGAGLIAFLEPILPLHAAAAFSADSNTIGLIFAGAVLAGAVSSSIGGFLADKLPRRLLAGAGAFVAAAGLVITGYAGTLWLVAVGLALVTVGAQLGLVTTIALISAIADDQSPPAYGAAYALYSIAYTTGMMVAPLLAAAGSAFLNFAWLTIAAAVLAAVIALVTTLTRTRTAVRV, from the coding sequence GTGAAACGTTCCGCAGCCTTGATCGTCACCTCGGTGGCGTTGGCCGCCGACATGCTCATCTACGGCGTCGCGATTCCGGTGTTGCCGAGGATTGCCAGCTCCGCCGGCGCCGACGCTTCGGCGGTGAGCGTGCTTTTCGCCTGCTACGCCGTGGCGATGCTGGTCGCCACGCCGTTCGCCGGCTGGCTGGTCGACCGCATCGGCCATCGGCTGCCGATGATCGCCGGCCTGTTCGCGCTGGCCGCCTCCACCGTACTTTTCGCGACCCTGCAGGCATTTCCGGTGTTGATGGCCGCGCGCGTGCTGCAAGGCGTGGCCGCCGCCTTCGCCTGGACGGCCGGTCTCGCGTTGATCGCGGCGGTCTTTCCGGCCGAGGAGCGGGGGAAGCCGCTCGGCATCGCATTGTCGGCGAGCGGCGTCGGCGTACTTCTCGGGCCGGCTGTCGGCGGTTTTCTGGCCGACACCTGGGGAACGCACGCGCCGTTCGTCCTTGCCGCCGTCGTCGCGTTGCTCGACGGGGTCGCGCGTTTGGTGCTCGTACGCGATGGCGACCACGCGCCGGCCGAGCGGCCCGGTCGGGTGTGGCGGCATCCGTCGACCGCATTGATGTTTGCCCTGACCGCGCTCGGTGCCGGTCTTATCGCTTTCCTGGAGCCAATCCTGCCGTTGCACGCGGCGGCGGCGTTTTCGGCCGACAGCAACACCATCGGCCTGATCTTCGCCGGCGCCGTCCTCGCCGGTGCGGTGTCGTCGTCGATCGGCGGCTTTCTCGCCGACAAGCTGCCACGCCGGCTGCTGGCCGGTGCCGGTGCGTTCGTCGCCGCGGCCGGTCTGGTGATCACCGGTTATGCCGGCACGTTGTGGCTGGTCGCGGTCGGCCTGGCTCTGGTCACGGTCGGCGCACAGCTCGGTCTGGTCACCACAATCGCGTTGATCTCGGCGATCGCCGACGACCAGTCGCCACCCGCGTACGGCGCCGCCTATGCGCTCTACAGCATCGCGTACACGACCGGCATGATGGTCGCTCCGCTGTTGGCGGCGGCCGGCAGTGCGTTCCTGAACTTCGCCTGGCTCACCATCGCGGCCGCGGTTTTGGCCGCTGTCATCGCATTGGTCACCACGCTGACGCGTACGCGCACGGCCGTACGTGTTTGA